The Ictidomys tridecemlineatus isolate mIctTri1 chromosome 6, mIctTri1.hap1, whole genome shotgun sequence genome includes a region encoding these proteins:
- the LOC144365049 gene encoding olfactory receptor 6C4-like — protein MKNHSLTEFILLGLSDVPELQIIIFIFLLLTYMFSIIGNLTIIILTLLDSHLQTPMYFFLRNFSFLEISFTSIFTPRLLFSISTGIKTISFAGCFTQFFFAFFFGATEFCLLTAMSYDRYVAICKPLHYTTIMNSKVCIQLVLCSWLWGFLIILFPIIPTSQLDFCGSNVLNHYYCDYGPLIEISCSDTSLLELFDFILAVVTLGVTLVLVILSYTNIIRTILKIPSAQQRKKAFSTCSSHMIVISLSYGSCIFMYIKPSAKEGVAFNKGIAVLNNSVAPLLNPFIYTLRNKQVKQAFKYIARKIVHLDSF, from the coding sequence ATGAAAAACCACTCTTTGACTGAATTCATTCTTCTGGGCCTATCAGATGTCCCAGAGCTTCAGAttatcattttcatatttctcctCCTCACATATATGTTCAGCATCATTGGGAATCTGACAATCATCATCCTCACCCTGCTGGACTCCCACCTCCAGACtcccatgtatttcttcctccGGAATTTCTCCTTCCTGGAAATTTCCTTTACATCCATTTTCACTCCTAGGCTGCTGTTCAGCATCTCAACTGGGATCAAGACTATCAGCTTTGCTGGTTGCTTCACTCaattcttctttgcttttttctttggGGCCACTGAGTTTTGTCTTCTGACTGCCAtgtcctatgaccgctatgtggccatctgcaaacctCTGCATTATACCACCATCATGAACAGCAAGGTCTGCATCCAACTAGTACTCTGCTCTTGGCTATGGGGCTTCCTGATCATCTTGTTCCCAATCATCCCAACTAGTCAGTTAGATTTCTGTGGGTCTAATGTGCTGAATCATTATTATTGTGACTATGGACCCCTCATAGAAATATCTTGCTCAGATACAAGTCTACTGGAACTGTTTGATTTTATCCTAGCAGTTGTAACATTGGGGGTGACACTGGTGCTGGTGATCCTGTCCTACACAAACATCATCAGGACCATTCTGAAGATCCCCTCAGCTCAGCAAAGGAAAAAGGCCTTTTCCACATGTTCCTCCCACATGATTgtcatctctctctcttatgGAAGCTGCATCTTCATGTACATAAAGCCTTCAGCAAAAGAAGGAGTTGCCTTCAATAAGGGAATAGCTGTGCTCAATAACTCAGTTGCCCCTTTATTGAACCCATTCATTTATACTCTGAGGAATAAACAGGTAAAACAAGCCTTCAAGTATATAGCCAGAAAAATTGTGCATCTTGATTCATTTTAG
- the LOC101956205 gene encoding olfactory receptor 6C4, translating into MKNHSFTEFILLGLSDVPELQIIIFIFLLLTYMFSIIGNLTIIILTLLDSHLQTPMYFFLRNFSFLEISFTSTFTPRLLFSISTGIKTISFAGCFTQYFFAILFGASEFYLLTAMSYDRYVAICKPLHYTTIMNSKVCIQLVLCSWLCGFLTIFFLIILTSQLDFCGSNVLNHYYCDYGPLVEISCSDTSLLELFEFILAILTLVVTLVLVILSYTNIIRTILKIPSVQQRKKAFSTCSSHMIVISLSYGSCIFMYIKPSAKEGVAFNKGIAVLNNSVAPLLNPFIYTLRNKQVKQAFKDMTRKLCIFTHLNKGEK; encoded by the coding sequence ATGAAAAACCACTCTTTTACTGAATTCATCCTTCTGGGCCTATCAGATGTCCCAGAGCTTCAGAttatcattttcatatttctcctCCTCACATACATGTTCAGCATTATTGGGAATCTGACAATCATCATCCTCACTCTGCTGGACTCCCACCTCCAGACtcccatgtatttcttcctccGGAATTTCTCCTTCCTGGAAATTTCCTTTACATCCACTTTCACTCCTAGGCTGCTGTTCAGCATCTCAACTGGGATCAAGACTATCAGCTTTGCTGGCTGCTTCACTCAGTACTTCTTTGCCATTCTCTTTGGGGCCAGTGAGTTTTACCTTCTGACTGCCAtgtcctatgaccgctatgtggccatctgcaaacctCTGCATTATACCACCATCATGAACAGCAAGGTCTGCATCCAACTAGTACTCTGCTCTTGGCTGTGTGGCTTCCTGACCATCTTCTTCCTAATCATCCTGACCAGTCAGTTAGATTTCTGTGGGTCCAATGTGCTGAATCATTATTATTGTGACTATGGACCCCTCGTAGAAATATCTTGCTCAGATACAAGTCTACTGGAACTCTTTGAATTTATCTTAGCAATTCTGACATTGGTAGTCACACTGGTGCTGGTGATCCTCTCCTACACAAATATCATCAGGACCATTCTGAAGATCCCCTCAGTTCAGCAAAGGAAAAAGGCCTTTTCCACATGTTCTTCCCACATGATTGTCATCTCCCTCTCTTATGGAAGCTGCATCTTCATGTACATAAAGCCTTCAGCAAAAGAAGGAGTTGCCTTCAATAAAGGAATAGCTGTGCTCAATAACTCAGTTGCCCCTTTACTGAACCCATTCATTTATACTCTGAGGAATAAACAGGTAAAACAAGCTTTTAAGGATATGACCAGAAAATTGTGCATATTTACTCAtttgaataaaggagaaaaataa